The following are encoded together in the Trichocoleus sp. FACHB-46 genome:
- a CDS encoding TIGR02921 family PEP-CTERM protein, with protein sequence MKNFLHAIFHTVFWVWNIAFLFIVSAGLLPQLGVYLLEENLADPWITESLLTLAILIVVSTMATAVGLRRFRAQPLQLMRLFFGVEVPLLLLCLLRLFIWQRLNPASTLILGTAVVGIVAFYLELLYGYARRNRAIASIQVIAHTFLIGLSVYAGLVILSYSVPATPALVLWFFTFEWVKPLMESWNWEYWWAGAGGILLGFSAFLFLLFPFELGSSYIRSGHRVLKAFAEQYGQKKALQIAIAGLTAWLVLFLSFLQQPQIQAFKLLSSPPETDRDRQALVAKSDVIRAGLLNAYLADYRYLGYSENSYYITDTFLPEPIAQFWREANNCLFAPFLYQGSYNDRERAEKLYAQFFDTPIEKAEADTIRPILRIAEAPWRQSPEASLLAIDQENVWLRSQQLKVTEQGDWAEVELYEVYQNETPQQQEIRYAFTLPETAVLTGIWLGDTANLDQRFVFQVSPRGAAEQVYTTEVRRRVDPALLEQVGPQQYRLRAFPIPPKPLPGAEVPSDRPTEMHLWLTYKVMRQPQGWALPQLTEKRNVFWNRKTQRLYNGQSPLLNQVDWLPAFLPAIDTVIPLSHQVELGNYQVSVKPVTLKDYTSLQNKRFAVVVDSSYSMSARAKELNQTVEWLKQHGFADNNLANNDADLYITGAANAKPQRIDDIRQFNPAKIAFYGTLQPTQMLRQYSRLQGDTAYDGVLLLTDGGSYELGKNQQKAIATLSAPLWMVHLGEQPIAYDDTILKIIQANGGGTASDLPTALQRQATQAALGPEVVTVADGYAWFVEKPASPPTASPDTSPSESAQDKPASNQAKPPRFTPKNPDTFAPLAARQLILALSKDMANPELAQLDTVHAIAKQLKIVSPYSSMIVLVNDEQREALRQAELNKDRFNRVGDNDSPENMESTPEPGIILAIAAIALLLISRRPRRRLVMR encoded by the coding sequence ATGAAAAATTTTCTCCATGCTATATTCCATACCGTCTTTTGGGTTTGGAACATTGCATTTTTATTCATTGTCTCTGCTGGGCTCTTACCTCAACTAGGTGTTTATCTACTCGAAGAGAATCTTGCAGATCCTTGGATCACAGAGTCACTGTTGACTTTGGCGATTTTAATTGTTGTTTCCACAATGGCTACTGCTGTAGGGTTGCGGAGGTTTCGCGCTCAACCTCTACAACTAATGCGCTTATTTTTTGGCGTAGAAGTGCCGCTCCTGCTACTCTGTCTGTTGCGGCTATTTATTTGGCAGCGGCTGAATCCTGCAAGCACTTTAATTCTCGGTACTGCAGTTGTTGGCATTGTCGCTTTTTACCTAGAGTTACTCTATGGCTATGCCAGACGGAATCGAGCGATCGCCAGCATACAAGTGATTGCTCATACTTTTTTGATTGGCTTGAGCGTCTACGCTGGACTCGTCATATTGTCTTACAGCGTTCCTGCAACTCCTGCATTGGTCCTTTGGTTTTTCACCTTTGAATGGGTAAAACCTCTAATGGAATCCTGGAACTGGGAATACTGGTGGGCAGGGGCAGGTGGCATCCTGCTAGGGTTCAGCGCCTTTTTGTTTCTCCTCTTTCCCTTTGAGTTAGGTAGTTCTTACATCCGCTCCGGGCACCGAGTCCTCAAAGCTTTTGCAGAACAGTACGGCCAGAAGAAGGCACTGCAAATCGCGATCGCAGGGTTAACCGCTTGGTTAGTGCTATTTCTCTCTTTTCTACAACAGCCGCAAATTCAAGCTTTTAAGTTACTATCAAGCCCACCTGAGACAGACCGCGATCGCCAAGCTCTTGTAGCTAAATCAGATGTGATCCGGGCGGGTTTGCTCAATGCTTATTTGGCAGACTATCGATATCTTGGTTATTCAGAGAACAGCTACTACATCACTGACACATTTCTGCCAGAACCCATCGCTCAGTTTTGGCGAGAAGCGAACAATTGTCTCTTCGCACCATTCTTATATCAAGGCTCTTACAACGATCGCGAGAGAGCTGAGAAGCTTTACGCTCAATTCTTTGATACTCCGATTGAAAAGGCAGAAGCCGACACGATTCGACCGATTCTCAGAATTGCCGAAGCTCCTTGGCGGCAATCGCCAGAGGCCAGCTTGTTGGCGATCGATCAGGAGAATGTTTGGCTGCGATCGCAACAGCTAAAAGTTACCGAGCAGGGGGACTGGGCTGAGGTAGAGCTGTACGAGGTTTACCAAAATGAAACACCGCAACAGCAGGAAATTCGCTATGCCTTTACACTGCCAGAGACAGCCGTTCTCACTGGGATCTGGTTGGGAGATACTGCTAACCTGGACCAGCGTTTTGTGTTTCAAGTCTCCCCACGGGGAGCCGCTGAGCAGGTTTACACCACAGAAGTTAGACGCCGCGTTGATCCAGCATTATTAGAACAGGTAGGGCCGCAGCAATACCGTCTGCGGGCATTTCCTATTCCTCCTAAACCATTGCCTGGAGCAGAGGTACCCAGCGATCGCCCTACTGAGATGCATCTGTGGCTGACTTACAAAGTGATGCGACAACCTCAAGGTTGGGCCTTACCGCAACTCACTGAGAAGCGCAATGTCTTTTGGAACCGCAAAACCCAACGTCTCTATAATGGGCAGTCACCTTTATTAAATCAAGTAGATTGGCTACCAGCTTTTCTACCAGCGATCGACACAGTTATCCCTCTTTCGCATCAAGTTGAACTAGGAAATTATCAGGTTTCGGTGAAACCAGTCACTCTCAAAGACTACACATCTTTGCAAAATAAACGGTTTGCTGTTGTAGTAGATAGCTCCTACAGTATGTCCGCTCGTGCCAAAGAACTCAATCAGACAGTCGAGTGGCTAAAACAACACGGGTTTGCTGACAATAACCTCGCCAATAATGATGCGGATCTCTATATCACTGGAGCTGCTAATGCGAAACCCCAACGCATTGATGATATTCGTCAGTTCAATCCAGCCAAAATAGCCTTCTACGGCACCTTGCAACCAACCCAGATGTTGCGACAATACTCCCGCCTACAGGGTGACACTGCTTATGATGGTGTCTTGTTGCTAACAGATGGTGGTAGCTACGAACTAGGCAAGAATCAGCAAAAAGCGATCGCGACTCTCTCTGCTCCTTTATGGATGGTGCATTTGGGAGAACAACCGATCGCGTATGACGACACCATCCTCAAAATTATCCAGGCCAATGGTGGGGGTACGGCTTCTGATCTTCCCACAGCTCTGCAACGCCAAGCGACTCAAGCGGCTTTAGGGCCAGAAGTTGTCACAGTGGCAGATGGCTATGCCTGGTTTGTTGAAAAGCCAGCTTCACCTCCAACTGCATCTCCAGACACTTCTCCTTCAGAAAGTGCTCAGGATAAGCCTGCGAGTAATCAAGCTAAACCCCCACGTTTTACTCCCAAAAATCCAGATACCTTCGCTCCTCTAGCCGCACGACAGCTCATTTTGGCTTTAAGCAAAGACATGGCGAACCCTGAACTTGCCCAGCTAGATACGGTTCATGCGATCGCGAAACAACTCAAGATCGTGAGTCCTTATTCCTCTATGATCGTACTGGTCAACGATGAGCAGAGAGAAGCTTTGCGCCAAGCTGAGCTAAATAAAGACCGCTTCAATCGCGTAGGCGACAATGACAGCCCAGAAAATATGGAGAGTACTCCAGAACCAGGAATAATACTTGCGATAGCTGCGATCGCCCTACTGCTGATCAGCCGTCGCCCACGTCGTCGGTTGGTGATGCGCTAG
- a CDS encoding actin-binding WH2 domain-containing protein, with protein MGHARGQVGGHVGGYFGILMQLLRDRPGFMEEVNQGIKLEQKIIALLVASSILFTVYGAVIGSFTGGLQIVASAIKLPALYLITLVICLPTLYFFNILFGSNRSFAQHFALLLSSVSLISLLLCSFAPITLFFRLSVIDYEFFKLLNVVIFAVTGLIGVNAFYQAMRPTELESQTDTKTRQKILQLWLVLYGFVGSQMGWILRPFFGAPNKDFELFRNLEGNIYSHVLDAVKNILGF; from the coding sequence ATGGGGCACGCTAGGGGTCAGGTTGGAGGGCATGTTGGGGGTTACTTTGGGATATTGATGCAGCTCTTGCGCGATCGCCCAGGGTTTATGGAGGAAGTAAATCAGGGAATTAAGCTAGAACAAAAAATTATTGCCCTGCTGGTTGCCAGCTCGATTTTATTTACAGTTTATGGAGCCGTGATTGGTTCTTTTACAGGCGGGCTGCAAATTGTAGCTTCTGCCATCAAGTTACCTGCGTTGTACTTAATTACTTTGGTAATTTGCCTGCCGACGCTGTATTTCTTCAATATCCTTTTTGGCTCCAACCGCAGCTTTGCTCAACATTTTGCCTTGTTATTGTCGTCTGTTTCACTGATCAGCTTGTTGCTCTGTAGCTTTGCCCCCATCACTCTCTTTTTTCGTCTGTCGGTTATAGACTACGAGTTCTTTAAGCTCCTCAATGTGGTGATTTTCGCGGTGACTGGCCTAATTGGCGTGAATGCTTTCTATCAGGCAATGCGACCCACCGAACTAGAGAGCCAAACAGACACTAAAACTCGACAGAAAATTTTGCAGCTTTGGCTGGTGCTCTATGGCTTTGTGGGTAGCCAAATGGGATGGATTTTAAGGCCCTTCTTCGGCGCACCCAACAAAGATTTTGAGCTGTTTCGGAACTTGGAAGGCAACATTTACTCCCATGTTTTAGATGCCGTGAAAAATATTTTAGGGTTCTGA
- a CDS encoding DUF1822 family protein, producing MNSTHTPLLTVPLSRDAHAWARKFAAEQINPHHGKRVYLNTLAVYAVHTYLRWIRIATDLSQGDSWQLHLQAVLDVADLVIPDLGKLECRPILPEATVCHLPPETLDQRIGYVGVQFQTQLDAVRLVGFVPAIAPSPSPPTQLPLTEFQALANLVAHLHHLQSIQATSAPEPHIAAPTVPVNLGRWLQNTFEVGWQTWEDLFGGDLRPAFNFRGDRSSPAIASSEASLEPLTGIRRGKLIELGGQPTAHVAALVVGVTPLADTSEIKHEVLLRVHPTREQRFLPPNLQLIVLDAANQPVLDASGTPLAVHSHQTDNFIQLLLRGKTGEQFHVRLVLGDVSVTEKFVI from the coding sequence ATGAACAGCACTCACACTCCACTCCTCACCGTTCCTCTCAGCCGCGATGCCCATGCTTGGGCGCGGAAATTCGCCGCTGAGCAAATCAATCCGCATCATGGCAAGCGGGTTTATCTCAATACTTTGGCGGTCTACGCCGTTCACACCTATCTCCGCTGGATTCGCATTGCCACAGATCTCAGTCAAGGAGACAGTTGGCAGCTTCATTTGCAAGCAGTACTAGATGTGGCTGATCTAGTGATTCCCGACTTGGGAAAGCTAGAGTGCCGCCCCATTCTACCTGAAGCCACTGTTTGCCACTTACCACCAGAAACATTAGACCAGCGCATTGGTTACGTTGGCGTGCAATTTCAGACGCAGCTCGATGCTGTGCGATTGGTGGGTTTTGTTCCGGCGATCGCCCCCTCACCTTCTCCTCCCACCCAACTGCCTCTCACCGAGTTCCAAGCTCTCGCTAACTTAGTAGCCCACTTGCATCACCTTCAAAGCATCCAAGCAACTTCTGCCCCAGAACCACACATTGCGGCTCCAACTGTACCCGTGAATTTAGGTCGATGGCTACAGAACACTTTTGAGGTAGGCTGGCAAACTTGGGAAGATTTGTTTGGCGGCGATCTACGCCCAGCTTTTAACTTTAGAGGCGATCGCTCTTCACCCGCTATTGCCTCTTCTGAAGCTAGCTTGGAGCCATTAACAGGTATACGACGAGGAAAGTTAATTGAGTTAGGAGGGCAACCCACTGCTCATGTAGCCGCCCTAGTTGTGGGAGTCACTCCTTTAGCAGATACTTCTGAGATTAAACATGAAGTGCTCTTGCGAGTTCATCCGACTCGCGAGCAACGGTTTCTCCCGCCAAATCTGCAACTCATCGTGTTGGATGCAGCAAATCAACCAGTTTTGGATGCTAGCGGTACTCCCTTAGCGGTGCATAGTCACCAAACCGATAACTTCATTCAGTTGTTACTCAGAGGTAAGACAGGCGAACAATTCCATGTCAGATTAGTCCTAGGAGATGTCAGCGTCACCGAAAAGTTTGTGATTTGA
- a CDS encoding CHAT domain-containing protein, with product MGKLVIFKLGAGDFERGFPVTLQIGAEGDRPSTEITGFLPPNPTILEDYQRWQTAYIALGWQFNLRIEAPSGQVNRVSFTTLCQDAAQALSANLNHWLSADLFRPVREKLLEKLSPADLIRLILQVEDLHLRRLPWHRWDFFERYPQAELALSAPGYERLDRPAIARDKIRILAVLGNRTGIDTEADRQLLAQLAPTAEVVFLVEPNRRELNQQLWDSQGWDILFFAGHSASQSDGATGQIAINPQQRLGLGDLKHALQQAIAQGLQLAIFNSCDGLGLAHDLQALHIPQMIVMREPVPDLVAQEFLKAFLTSFTQGAPLYLAVRQAREQLQGLEDEFPCASWLPVICQNPAELPMVWQPKTQSVDQRVQSVPLAQIPPCPYRGLAAFQESDTPFFFGREAFTNKLLRLAPTQPLIAIVGPSGSGKSSVVAAGLIPRLRAEGDWLICSLRPSQRPFLRLAEQFVTLLEPGRSETEQLLAANQLTAALQQGTVTLPDVMEQILYKSPAASRLLLLVDQFEELYTLCQLDTERQQFLDQLLALLPSGAACTLVLTLRADFLESALAYRPFADALSQFAPELIGPMSAADLEAAIAQPATLMKVKIADGLTIRILESISQAPGNLPLLEFALTLLWERQQRGELTHAAYDAIGGVNQALAVYAEQVYAKLATAEQKQVQRLLTQLVRPGEGGVDIRRLATRREIGETNWPLVRRLADARLVVTNRSADGIETAEVVHEALIREWQRLRQWMEEVRTFRLWQERLRSLIRQWQVSDRDDGALLRGAPLLEAQFWLQEQSADLSSEEQDFIQRSLAYQRQEQSERYRSRRRVILGLSLGLLGSLGLGAIAAWQWERAETQTHNAQLSAQSFSSEALLASDKAFDALLEALRAGNQLQHASGVTPTTRIRVASTLLQALYTVQERQRLEQHRDSVTSVSFSPNGQTLASASADRTILLWRLDGTLQKTISGHGDRVTAVQFSPDGKLIASSSADQTVRLWQADGKPLQVMRGHAAGVTSVSFSPDSKTLASATSDGTIKLWQRNGTPLKTWTAQGDSIQSLSFSPQGQILASAHGDGSIKVWRLNGTLQQTLKGHKGTVNMVRFSPNGQLLASASNDQKIRLWDVDGAMLQVLSGHRAAVTAISFSSDGKRLASVGGDRTVKLWNLKGKLLQTLPGHSSRIETVSFSPDGQLLASGSGDRTVKLWQLQRRASQTIGDRSNITSLSPSSRPIAAGSRDGLIQLWQPNGKLLHQWQGHAAPVYSIRFSPNAKTLASASGDGTVKLWRQDGTLLTTITGHNAAVYDVSFGPDGQTLASASFDHTVRLWNSAGKLLHILWGHQDLALTVRFSPDGQILASAGKDSTIRLWRKDGSPLKTLEGHNSSVLAISFSPNGQMLASASADNLIKLWSIDGRLLSILRGHSNTVTSIGFSADGQTLVSGSADNTVKLWSLDGTLLKTLQGYNGSVFGATFGLDNQQILSVSNGKVVLWSLELDWLMQQGCDWVSDYLRSNSTVHARDRQLCPGSSPPAIGQLKSEIKKAIFWRRSGQ from the coding sequence ATGGGGAAGCTAGTTATCTTCAAGCTGGGTGCAGGTGATTTTGAGCGGGGCTTTCCAGTAACGTTGCAGATTGGTGCGGAAGGCGATCGCCCTAGTACAGAGATTACTGGATTTCTCCCGCCCAACCCCACCATCTTGGAAGACTACCAGCGCTGGCAAACGGCTTATATCGCTTTGGGATGGCAATTCAACTTACGGATTGAAGCTCCCTCAGGGCAAGTGAACCGAGTCTCCTTCACCACACTCTGTCAAGATGCCGCCCAAGCTTTAAGTGCTAATCTCAATCATTGGCTCAGTGCTGACTTGTTTCGTCCTGTCCGTGAGAAGCTGCTGGAAAAACTGTCGCCTGCTGACCTGATTCGGCTGATTTTGCAGGTTGAAGATCTGCACTTGCGCCGCTTGCCTTGGCATCGGTGGGATTTTTTTGAGCGCTATCCTCAAGCAGAACTCGCGCTCAGTGCGCCTGGATACGAACGATTAGACCGACCTGCGATCGCCCGAGACAAGATCCGGATTTTGGCAGTGTTGGGCAATCGGACAGGAATCGACACAGAAGCCGATCGCCAACTCCTGGCCCAACTTGCCCCCACGGCTGAAGTTGTCTTTTTGGTAGAACCTAACCGCCGGGAACTCAATCAACAACTCTGGGATTCCCAGGGCTGGGATATCCTCTTTTTTGCAGGACATAGTGCCAGTCAGTCGGATGGAGCCACAGGCCAAATCGCGATCAACCCTCAGCAACGTTTGGGGTTAGGAGACTTGAAACACGCCCTCCAGCAGGCGATCGCGCAGGGACTTCAATTAGCCATTTTCAACTCTTGTGATGGTTTGGGGTTAGCCCACGATCTACAGGCTTTGCATATCCCACAGATGATTGTGATGCGAGAGCCTGTGCCTGATTTGGTGGCTCAGGAGTTCTTGAAAGCCTTTCTCACGAGTTTTACTCAAGGGGCACCGCTCTATCTGGCAGTGCGACAAGCGAGAGAACAGTTGCAAGGATTAGAAGATGAGTTTCCTTGCGCTAGTTGGCTCCCCGTTATTTGCCAAAATCCTGCCGAACTACCAATGGTTTGGCAGCCCAAAACCCAATCGGTAGATCAGCGGGTTCAGTCAGTTCCTTTAGCCCAAATCCCACCTTGTCCTTATCGCGGCTTAGCAGCCTTTCAAGAGTCGGATACGCCGTTTTTCTTTGGGCGAGAAGCCTTTACCAACAAACTGCTGCGTCTAGCACCCACTCAACCTTTAATCGCGATCGTTGGGCCTTCTGGCAGCGGTAAATCTTCGGTGGTGGCAGCAGGGCTAATTCCTCGGTTGCGGGCGGAGGGAGATTGGTTGATTTGCAGCTTACGTCCTAGCCAACGGCCTTTTTTACGCTTAGCGGAGCAGTTCGTGACGCTGCTAGAGCCAGGTCGGAGTGAGACAGAACAACTGCTCGCCGCCAATCAACTGACTGCTGCCCTGCAACAAGGAACTGTAACTCTGCCCGATGTGATGGAGCAAATCCTTTACAAATCCCCCGCTGCCAGTCGATTACTGCTGTTGGTGGATCAATTTGAGGAACTCTACACCCTCTGCCAACTGGATACAGAACGACAGCAGTTTCTCGATCAGCTCTTGGCTTTGCTGCCATCTGGGGCCGCCTGTACGTTGGTCTTGACGCTACGAGCAGACTTCCTCGAATCAGCCCTAGCCTACCGACCTTTTGCTGATGCTTTGAGTCAGTTCGCTCCAGAACTGATCGGCCCTATGAGTGCTGCCGACTTGGAAGCTGCGATCGCCCAGCCTGCCACCTTAATGAAAGTCAAAATTGCAGATGGTCTCACCATTCGGATTTTAGAGAGCATCAGTCAAGCTCCCGGAAACCTGCCACTTCTAGAGTTTGCACTGACTCTACTGTGGGAGCGGCAACAACGAGGTGAGTTAACTCATGCTGCCTATGATGCGATCGGGGGAGTCAATCAAGCACTGGCCGTTTATGCGGAGCAGGTTTATGCAAAGTTGGCTACGGCTGAGCAAAAACAGGTGCAGCGTTTGTTGACGCAGTTGGTACGGCCTGGAGAAGGTGGTGTCGATATCCGCCGCTTAGCCACTCGCCGTGAGATTGGCGAAACTAACTGGCCCTTGGTCAGACGCTTGGCTGATGCTCGATTGGTGGTGACGAATCGCAGTGCCGATGGCATAGAAACCGCAGAAGTGGTACATGAAGCCTTGATTCGGGAGTGGCAGCGGTTGCGCCAGTGGATGGAAGAGGTGCGGACGTTTCGGTTGTGGCAGGAGCGACTGCGATCGCTGATTCGGCAATGGCAAGTGAGCGATCGCGATGATGGAGCCTTGCTGCGGGGTGCCCCTTTACTGGAAGCCCAATTCTGGTTGCAAGAGCAGTCGGCAGATCTAAGTTCAGAGGAGCAAGACTTTATTCAGCGCAGTTTAGCTTACCAGCGGCAGGAACAGTCCGAGCGTTATCGCAGCCGACGACGGGTGATTTTGGGTCTCAGTTTGGGTTTGCTTGGGTCGCTGGGATTGGGAGCGATCGCAGCTTGGCAATGGGAAAGGGCAGAAACCCAAACCCACAATGCTCAGCTCAGTGCTCAAAGCTTTTCCTCGGAAGCCCTGCTGGCCTCTGACAAAGCTTTCGATGCCTTGTTAGAAGCTCTTCGAGCTGGTAATCAACTCCAACATGCGTCAGGCGTAACACCCACCACGCGCATACGAGTTGCCTCGACCCTCCTCCAAGCGCTCTACACAGTGCAAGAGCGCCAACGACTGGAACAACACCGAGACTCGGTTACTAGTGTCAGCTTTAGCCCCAACGGTCAAACCCTAGCCTCAGCCAGTGCAGACCGAACCATTTTGTTGTGGCGGTTGGATGGCACCTTGCAAAAAACGATCTCCGGTCATGGCGATCGCGTTACGGCAGTGCAGTTTAGCCCCGATGGAAAACTCATCGCATCGAGCAGTGCTGACCAAACGGTGCGATTGTGGCAAGCCGATGGCAAGCCGTTACAAGTTATGCGTGGCCATGCCGCAGGAGTAACCAGTGTCAGTTTTAGCCCCGATAGCAAGACCCTCGCCTCAGCTACTAGCGACGGCACGATCAAACTGTGGCAACGCAATGGTACGCCCTTAAAAACTTGGACTGCTCAGGGAGATAGCATTCAGTCCCTGAGCTTTAGTCCCCAGGGTCAGATACTAGCCTCCGCCCACGGTGACGGCAGCATCAAAGTCTGGCGACTCAATGGCACCCTGCAACAAACCCTTAAAGGACATAAGGGCACAGTGAACATGGTGCGCTTCAGCCCCAATGGCCAACTGCTGGCTTCAGCTAGTAATGACCAAAAGATTCGCCTATGGGATGTGGATGGAGCAATGCTTCAGGTTTTGTCAGGGCACCGCGCCGCCGTAACAGCCATCAGTTTTAGCTCGGATGGGAAAAGGTTAGCTTCTGTGGGCGGCGATCGCACCGTCAAACTCTGGAATCTCAAGGGCAAGCTGCTCCAAACTTTACCGGGTCATAGCTCACGGATTGAAACGGTCAGCTTTAGTCCGGATGGGCAACTACTCGCTTCTGGGAGTGGCGATCGCACCGTTAAACTCTGGCAACTCCAGCGCCGCGCTTCACAGACTATTGGCGATCGCAGCAATATCACCAGTCTGAGTCCCAGCAGTCGCCCGATTGCAGCAGGTAGCCGAGATGGTCTGATCCAACTTTGGCAGCCAAATGGTAAGCTCCTGCATCAATGGCAAGGGCACGCAGCTCCGGTTTACAGTATTCGCTTTAGCCCCAATGCCAAAACTCTGGCTTCGGCTAGCGGTGATGGCACGGTGAAGCTTTGGCGACAGGATGGCACTTTGCTGACCACCATAACAGGGCATAACGCTGCGGTTTACGATGTCAGCTTCGGCCCCGATGGGCAAACATTAGCGTCTGCCAGCTTCGACCACACCGTGCGTCTATGGAACTCGGCAGGAAAACTCTTGCACATTCTATGGGGTCATCAAGATTTAGCTCTGACTGTTCGCTTTAGTCCGGATGGGCAAATTTTAGCTTCTGCGGGCAAAGACAGCACGATTCGGCTATGGCGGAAAGATGGCTCGCCTTTGAAAACCCTAGAAGGCCATAATTCCAGCGTTCTAGCAATTAGCTTTAGCCCGAATGGTCAAATGCTAGCTTCTGCCAGTGCCGACAATCTGATCAAGCTATGGAGTATCGATGGTAGATTGCTCAGCATTTTACGGGGCCATAGTAATACTGTCACCAGCATCGGCTTCAGTGCCGATGGCCAAACCTTAGTATCTGGAAGTGCTGATAACACTGTGAAACTGTGGAGCTTGGATGGCACGCTGCTGAAGACGCTTCAGGGATATAACGGAAGTGTCTTCGGAGCAACATTTGGCCTGGATAATCAACAAATTCTTTCCGTGAGTAATGGAAAAGTGGTGTTATGGAGCCTAGAACTAGACTGGCTGATGCAACAAGGATGTGATTGGGTTAGTGATTATCTACGCAGTAACTCGACAGTACATGCTCGCGATCGCCAGTTATGTCCAGGTTCATCGCCGCCTGCCATCGGGCAACTCAAGTCAGAAATCAAAAAAGCTATCTTTTGGCGACGTTCAGGCCAATGA
- a CDS encoding multidrug efflux SMR transporter, with protein sequence MDQSWVFLASAILCELIATLCLKKTNGFVNSKYLLGSVIGYPAAFICFGFSLKGIEVSVAYAIWSAIGIVGTTILGAALFGESLSNFKLACILLILFGIIGLNVAKR encoded by the coding sequence ATGGATCAAAGCTGGGTGTTTCTTGCGTCTGCCATTCTTTGCGAGTTGATAGCAACTCTGTGCTTAAAGAAAACCAATGGTTTCGTTAATTCCAAATATCTATTGGGTTCTGTGATTGGCTATCCAGCCGCTTTTATCTGTTTTGGATTCTCTCTCAAAGGAATAGAAGTGAGTGTAGCCTACGCCATTTGGTCGGCAATTGGCATTGTGGGCACGACGATCTTGGGAGCAGCTTTGTTTGGTGAGAGCCTGAGCAATTTCAAGCTGGCCTGTATACTTCTGATCCTCTTTGGTATCATTGGCCTGAACGTCGCCAAAAGATAG
- a CDS encoding glycoside hydrolase family 1 protein: MSRESFLWGVATSGYQSEGGYNGPGQPQNNWCWSESKGSVMPTVGATEFWHRYEEDFQRCQTIGLNSFRLGLEWARIQPSSDRHPSSLPAFDYSALDAYSDRVAACRRYGLEPVVTLHHFTHPAWLGIDAWLTEATVDYFVEYVRVAVTHINRRLVDHHQLPPIHWYITINEPNILVSNTYLSRQFPSDAAMGSSIVLEAYNHMLAAHVRAYNCIHDIYVASGWTTPRVSLNTYCSDLYWSEKVIWDLLDLRQHDVKPRDIKEYIHDKADQLETALLEAKLPFRHNLPYQLGRFTHWSVNRLGYRLFNLEQLDLFLQELELSPRPQVIDYLAIDYYDPFIAHIFRLPAFSDFEFKTKGFRAWLMSGITSKWWDWRSLPEGLHFFCKYYSEDLRNLPMMIAENGMALRRKPDNSVATHRADQLRRSEFLKAHLQQVQRLLQESVPMIGYMHWSLTDNYEWGSYTPRFGLFTIDFAHGSDRLLEDHLGDRPSETYAQLIQEIMAERVNVSG, translated from the coding sequence ATGTCACGTGAATCATTCTTGTGGGGAGTTGCCACCTCCGGTTACCAAAGCGAAGGGGGATATAACGGTCCTGGACAACCCCAGAACAACTGGTGTTGGAGTGAGTCGAAAGGCAGCGTGATGCCGACGGTAGGGGCGACTGAATTTTGGCATCGCTATGAAGAAGATTTTCAGCGTTGCCAAACCATTGGCTTAAACTCATTTCGCTTAGGCTTAGAGTGGGCCCGAATTCAACCTTCTAGCGATCGCCACCCCAGTTCTCTTCCAGCTTTTGACTACAGTGCCCTAGATGCCTATAGCGATCGCGTCGCGGCTTGTCGTCGATATGGCTTAGAGCCAGTCGTTACCTTACATCATTTCACTCATCCTGCGTGGTTAGGGATAGATGCCTGGCTAACTGAAGCGACTGTTGATTATTTTGTGGAATATGTCCGGGTGGCAGTTACACATATTAATCGCCGCCTAGTGGATCATCATCAACTGCCGCCGATCCATTGGTACATCACCATCAATGAACCGAATATTTTAGTTTCCAATACCTATTTGAGTCGGCAGTTTCCCTCGGATGCGGCAATGGGTTCGAGTATCGTCCTAGAGGCTTACAATCACATGTTGGCCGCTCATGTTCGAGCTTACAACTGTATCCATGACATCTATGTTGCCTCTGGGTGGACCACGCCACGAGTCTCTCTCAATACTTACTGTAGCGATCTTTATTGGTCAGAGAAAGTAATTTGGGATCTACTAGATTTACGCCAACATGATGTTAAGCCAAGAGATATTAAAGAGTATATTCATGACAAAGCGGATCAGTTAGAAACAGCGCTGCTAGAAGCAAAACTGCCCTTTCGACATAATTTGCCTTATCAACTGGGGCGCTTTACCCATTGGAGTGTGAATCGTTTAGGCTACCGCTTATTCAACCTTGAGCAGCTTGACTTATTTTTGCAGGAGCTAGAGCTTTCACCTCGGCCTCAGGTCATTGACTATCTAGCGATCGATTACTACGATCCGTTTATTGCTCATATTTTCCGTCTCCCCGCCTTCTCAGATTTCGAGTTTAAAACTAAGGGCTTCCGGGCTTGGCTGATGAGTGGCATTACCAGCAAGTGGTGGGATTGGCGCAGTTTACCCGAAGGTCTACATTTCTTCTGTAAATACTATTCCGAAGATCTCCGTAATCTTCCTATGATGATCGCTGAAAATGGTATGGCGCTGCGGCGGAAGCCAGATAACAGTGTAGCCACCCATCGGGCCGATCAACTTCGTCGTAGTGAGTTTCTTAAAGCCCATCTCCAGCAGGTGCAGCGGCTATTGCAGGAGTCTGTGCCCATGATTGGCTACATGCATTGGTCACTCACTGACAACTATGAGTGGGGTTCTTATACTCCACGTTTTGGTTTGTTTACCATTGACTTTGCTCACGGCAGCGATCGCTTGCTAGAAGACCACCTCGGCGATCGCCCCTCAGAAACTTATGCCCAATTAATTCAAGAAATTATGGCTGAGCGAGTGAATGTATCGGGATGA